The window TTATAGACTATTCACATGCTTAGCTAATTTAGACTTTAAATTAGCCGCTTTGTTTTTGTGAATAATATTTCTTTTTGTCAGTTTATCTAGCATAGACTCTAAAGCTGGTAATAAAGCTACTGCTTCTTTCT is drawn from Flavobacteriales bacterium and contains these coding sequences:
- the rpsT gene encoding 30S ribosomal protein S20, with the protein product MANHKSAKKRIRQTAKRNAANSYYHKTARNAVRKLRASTDKKEAVALLPALESMLDKLTKRNIIHKNKAANLKSKLAKHVNSL